A part of Aegilops tauschii subsp. strangulata cultivar AL8/78 chromosome 2, Aet v6.0, whole genome shotgun sequence genomic DNA contains:
- the LOC109785519 gene encoding small ubiquitin-related modifier 1-like, whose protein sequence is MSRQGVDEEEEDRKPVIKPGVHVTLKVRNTDGHTVYRTMRRTEQLQSLMDFYYASVPAVQRGTGRFLYDGGRLRGWQTPAELQMEDGDEVDFFTELLGGGGTSALPKAERGMAADLRFVTLKVVDQEQRLVRRTIRMTAQLQIVMDAYYDEAGDVVRGTGSFWFEI, encoded by the coding sequence ATGTCGCGGCAGGGcgtggacgaggaggaggaggaccggAAGCCGGTGATCAAGCCCGGCGTGCACGTGACACTCAAGGTGCGGAACACCGACGGCCACACCGTCTACCGCACCATGCGGCGGACGGAGCAGCTGCAGAGCCTCATGGACTTCTACTACGCCAGCGTGCCGGCGGTCCAGCGCGGCACGGGGCGGTTCCTGTACGACGGCGGCCGGCTGCGCGGCTGGCAGACGCCGGCGGAGCTCCAGATGGAGGACGGCGACGAGGTGGACTTCTTCACCGAGCTGCTGGGAGGCGGCGGGACAAGCGCGCTGCCGAAAGCTGAGCGGGGCATGGCGGCGGATCTCCGGTTCGTCACGCTCAAGGTGGTCGATCAGGAGCAGCGCCTGGTCCGCCGCACCATCAGGATGACCGCCCAGCTCCAGATTGTCATGGATGCGTACTACGACGAGGCGGGGGACGTCGTCAGAGGCACCGGCTCCTTCTGGTTCGAAATCTAG